TAAATTGGATAGGCAATGCTTTTTCCTGTTCCATGCTTTTCAGGCTCTAAAGTCCCATTATCATTTTTGTGTCACGCTCAATGTTAGCAGCTGTGCGTGAAATAAGAGTGCAGCGCTATGAGTGGTCAAAATTCAAATTATAGTACCGCGAAATTACGACGCGAAATTAAATATAGGGTGTTCCGATAAGTTGATAATAAATTGATAAAGCATCTGCAGGAAGTCAAATGCTTGACGAAGTTCATATAAAACCTAAAATATttctcattattattattttctaattGGTTTGTGCTTACTGGTTTGTGCTTGTACTCTTCCAGGGGTATGTACAAGTAAGATATGTACAATGAACTTTGCAAGAATTGTGAGATTAGTCGAATGAAAAATTAATATGTTTCTGTAAAGAATCACTGACTATAAGATTTAATCTATTAGTGGGAATAACGAAAGCATATTTTGCTTAATATGTTTCAAATTTAAAGTTTCAAATCATCACGTTAATAAGATTTTCCTTTATATTTAAATGTATCTAGTAGTGTGttaatgtacatatgtacatatattcatTCCACCCCCATTTATGCACCATAGCGCATGACAGCACTATTATGTATTATGTAGTCTACAATTCATTGAAACCATTCTATTTTCAGTCTATACTCTCTGTTCCGCTTTTTTTGTATTGTGTAAATTACTCTATGTAAATGTAAGATGAAAACGAAACTACTCGTTAATGCTTATATCTTGCCGCGGAAAAAGTGAACGTTAAATTTAATTGTGTGTATGTATCGATGAcgattataaaaataattttcaaatcgATACATGCAGCCAACTGCTATAGATAAGtatattatatacataaaaATCTACGTAGAATTCGTTGTACAAGTTAAAAAAGGAGTAGAGTACCTAATCCTACTTCAGTACTCTTATAGTTAGAGGTAAGTGATTTAGAGACTTAGCATTCATGTTATGTTAACCCGTTACTAGAGTTCTTTAGATAAAGTTCATTACACGATTTTCTTAGATTCTCTCCTGGTAAAGGACATAGAAAGCCATTTACCTATCTTTCAGGATGAGACATTACAGTTAACCTAGGAGACCAATTGAGAACTGTAAGCAAGCTCTGTCTCTAAAGGACAGGGGTAAGTGTGTTTTAGTGGCGACAACAGCACCGGATACGCACTTATGCAGATATGAAGCCGGGGTAAACCGGGAAGCCGTAGTTCGTGGAGCGTAGTAATCGTCGCAGCTCCGACCAGTCAACGACATTTCGAAGCCACGGACACTCTGGAATTCAGGTAAACCCTTCTTCATTTCTTTAATTCATTTTTTCTGCAAGTTATTTTGGAATTCACATACATTTTTCCCATTACTTTACAATCCATGCTATCTATTTCCCAACTTCGAATTTGGAGTATATTACTATCTCGATTTTGAATCAAACTTTCTCATAAACTACCTTGACACTCACTTTTTTGTTTGTAATTGTTGTTAATGAGTCTTACTCACAGATAAAAATGCTATCAGTCATTTTAGAGGTCTGATCAAAATGTTCACTCGTTTTTATAATTCATGATTTCTCATACATCGCCGCTCGTTTGCTGTTTTGCTAATTCGAATACGAGGGAGcctttattttataaaaaattgtatatttattttaattttatcgtaactcattttacatattttatattaaataatcGGAAGAGTCGCTCAAACAGTTAATCTTCAGGTTGAATCATGATTGTTAAGTTTTTACGGTATCTCGCTATCTTCTCATTCATTATCCGAATCCATCACCGAAATATTCTAGGTTGGTAATTAGGGAACGATCAAAACGTAATTGCTTAATAAACAACGGTTCGCGAGTGACTCCTAACTGTAAAGCAGCTAGTATAACTGTGCAAAACCGATGGTAACGGAGGAGATCCTGCTGCAGATTTGTTCCGCTATGCTGCGACGTCTTATTCTTCGGTTCCTTGCTTGCCTTTTTGTAGCTACAATTTTAGTTATTGTGCTCTTAATCACGTAACATTCTCAGGTGTAAATTACCCTTTTGTGATGATcctttcataatttttttacaACGATATAAGTAGCATAGCTACTTCCAAGTTAAAACACTTAAAGAGGTAGATATGTTAAAGTTACGCGAAATGTTAGGAGACTAATGCAAGTTGAAATAGGTACTTTGCATAaggaataaaaattttaatagtaCATGTAATTGTCAGTAGAATTTTCGGTAACATGGTTCTATTGTCATTGAAACTTTCGTAACCGGAATTGGTAGGTAGCTAGTCACGAGCTCAATAGTACATTGAACCTTCGTGGCCCTGTACATGTATTAACGTCTCTCTGAATTCTGGTTCGATTTCGCTGGGGAGAATGCCACCGTAAATGTAGTCGAGTGAACAATCGCGCGGCCGGATCTGCGTGTAGTCCGGAACTTGGTATAATACCGCGGAAACGGCCGGGAAATGATATTTGTTATAGGGAATCGGTGTGGTGGTTTTACGCTCGAGGACGATCTCATCTGACGGCGTAGTTTACCGGACGGAACGGTCATTAAATGTCTGTCGTTGGTTTTTGCATAGTTCCACAGTTTTGATGAAAGCTGTGCCTGACGTTCATGATTAATTTAGACTAGAGATTGACTATATTCATCAAATAACAATTTTTGTATGTGAATCCCATCGAATTTTCTTCTTAATTTTGATATAATATTACAAGGTACTCCTTTAGCTCGTTTCAATTCAGCTTTTACTTGTTTTAGAGAAACGACCATGCGGCTATTTTTGCTTGGGGTGTACACGTTGCTCTTTCTATTGACGGAAATCGACGCTGCTGGGATCGGCAAAGCATGGCAGGTTTTTCCATATGCAAACGAGTACTGGAAACATCCATTGTGGCCACGGTTGGACACTTCCGCGTTTGAAGTTCGCAGCGTAAGTGGTGTTGGACGTCTAGACCCATTCGAAAACCAACAAGAAGGTCTAAAACTTGGCAAGACGGAATCGAGAGAACCTAATAGTCTTCCAGTATCCAAATATTCGCTATTAAATGATAGGTCCCCTGATCGGTATGAAGAAATCTTCCAAAGCATTCCATATGAAAAAAACGAAAACCTAAATGAGATGAACGatgcgggaattgaggataaagtCTTCAAGACGGGAGTTATGATGACTGTTCTACGACCAGAAGACGCCAGGGACTTTCTAGAAGACGGTACAGATGTGAGAAAGAAAGGTGTATCGAGAGTTCGACGCGAGGCAGAGAATGAAACAAAGATGGAACAGATTTCATCCACAAAAAATATTCGAGACGTCCGTTTGAGCTCCCCAGAGACTTGGTCAACTCAGCCACTTTCCATACAGTTTCCTCAACGGAGCAATTTGGACCAGATGATCCAGCAGTCAGTAGATGACGACGATATGGCAACTGCGAGAAGTTATCACGCTCCACGGGCAGATTTCATCACCAGTCATCATAGAAGGAGTTACGATCACCGAGAAGCTCGAGACATGCCAGTTACCAGAGGCTACGACGACTACGACTTTCCATGGTACAGGAACGCCTTGAGGGAACGGGATTACGACCCTTTGGCGTACCGTCGTGGATACAGCTACTACTACCCTGATCGCTACAGAATGGAAAGAGACTATTACACGCGTATGCCTCACGATTACTCTTACTACTACGACCGATACAGGGATGAAGATCTTGATTTGTATGGACGAAGCAGACCTACGCCAAAGCCGAAGAGGATTATTTATTACGCGACACTACCTGAGGTCGTCAGGAAACCTGTGGATCTCAGAAACTACCCTAGACCCTACGATGCAACCAGAACCCCTGTTTCCAGGGATGGAAATTTCAAACGTATTCCAGGGAACGTGGACCCAAGCAGGTACCGATACCGACACCTGCACGATGGCTATGACTCGTACGCAAAGAGATCGAGCTTTGTCGATCGACCGTATTCTTACTCTGAGGAGGAGAATCGTCGTAAAGTAACGTTGGAGAATCTTCATAACAACGACCCTTTCGATCAGGGTAACGATCGGAAGCTGGCCAATCAAGTCTTGGGAAAGAACGAGGGAAAGGTACCATGGCCAGTACAGATTGGGACGGAAGTTAGCGTGAAAGACGACGAGAGAATCTCTGGGAGGAAGATTTTTGGAGAAAGTGGTGGATACGAAAGATTCGAGAGTGCGCAACTACAGAAAGCACCGGATGCGACTGGCTCTAGCGAGCTTCAGAGCGataattgaatcttgaggaaaaTTTCGTAGCAGCTGGTAGTCAATTCTGAGAGAAACTTTTggattattattcattttatatgctgTTCTCTTTTTCTATGCATATTTGCTTGGAAGTTTCGACATGTTCGCATTATTTATTGCTAACTTTATACCATGTACTTAATGCGATTAATATACAATCATGTTTGCTATGGAAAGTAAAGTAAAAGATAATTTTCAATGATCTATGGTCTGCAGAATTTTTGTTACTTTTCCTATGTATTTAAAGAGAAATATTGACTGTATTAATATTTAGTATTATTTTAACATAATGATCTAATAGCTTTCTTTATATAAGTTAATTCTTATTGTGCGACATATAGGAAaaaaatcatcaattttgagtttctttttttaataaatgaTTGCACAGAAATCCAATTTGAAGTTTTCAACATAGGAGCGGTGATGGTGTTCAATCATTTTCATGTTATTTTGACACATGCTAAATTTTGCAAAAGAAAAGATTATAAGtagaaattttattgtattgaaTTCTTTATTCTTAAAACTTTCAGTCaaaatattgtatatttattttttaatatacaacGACACAATTTTGAGAACATTCATAAAGCTGTACCCCTTACAACCCTCGTTATGTCTTCACTTTCTTTATTGCTTTTTTGAATAAAAACTTTGATAGACTTTCGGAGAAACTGGCTTTCGTAATTATTCGATTGAATTCAACTACCCAAGAATTAATCTGTAAGGATGTTTACACATAATGTTAAAAAGAGACAAAGTTTTTTATACGAAAGTTATTATTTCTATAAGAAACTTACCGAAGTTGGAGCTTTTCCATTAATAAATCCGGATAATTCTTCTGGtgtcatatttaaaatattgcacGCAGTCTCATGAGCTTCTCTTTCGCTAGCTTCGCTTTCATTTGGATTTTTTTGTGTTTCACAGTTACTTCGATACTCGTAAAGCTTCTTTAAAAATTcctaatacaaaataatataaaatactgtGGAAAC
The sequence above is a segment of the Calliopsis andreniformis isolate RMS-2024a chromosome 3, iyCalAndr_principal, whole genome shotgun sequence genome. Coding sequences within it:
- the LOC143177544 gene encoding uncharacterized protein LOC143177544; translated protein: MRLFLLGVYTLLFLLTEIDAAGIGKAWQVFPYANEYWKHPLWPRLDTSAFEVRSVSGVGRLDPFENQQEGLKLGKTESREPNSLPVSKYSLLNDRSPDRYEEIFQSIPYEKNENLNEMNDAGIEDKVFKTGVMMTVLRPEDARDFLEDGTDVRKKGVSRVRREAENETKMEQISSTKNIRDVRLSSPETWSTQPLSIQFPQRSNLDQMIQQSVDDDDMATARSYHAPRADFITSHHRRSYDHREARDMPVTRGYDDYDFPWYRNALRERDYDPLAYRRGYSYYYPDRYRMERDYYTRMPHDYSYYYDRYRDEDLDLYGRSRPTPKPKRIIYYATLPEVVRKPVDLRNYPRPYDATRTPVSRDGNFKRIPGNVDPSRYRYRHLHDGYDSYAKRSSFVDRPYSYSEEENRRKVTLENLHNNDPFDQGNDRKLANQVLGKNEGKVPWPVQIGTEVSVKDDERISGRKIFGESGGYERFESAQLQKAPDATGSSELQSDN